A single window of Rhipicephalus microplus isolate Deutch F79 chromosome 5, USDA_Rmic, whole genome shotgun sequence DNA harbors:
- the LOC119175120 gene encoding mitochondrial intermembrane space import and assembly protein 40-B isoform X2, which yields MMGKDRVIFITKEDQEKPSTIKLPDDPEDEKRGLILPNGDINWNCPCLGGMASGPCGPQFREAFSCFHYSTSETKGSECYNHFKAMQQCMSQYPALYPSDDDGDEDYEQASHEPDPGKEEVAALGYALSKTTAVTEQEQASKSVTSQ from the exons GCAAGGACCGAGTAATTTTTATCACTAAGGAGGATCAAGAGAAACCTAGCACAATAAAACTACCAGATGATCCAGAAGATGAAAAACGAG GCCTCATTCTTCCGAATGGTGATATAAACTGGAACTGCCCCTGCTTGGGAGGCATGGCTTCTGGCCCCTGTGGACCACAGTTTCGAGAAGCATTTTCGTGCTTCCACTACAGCACATCAGAGACCAAGGGGAGTGAATGCTATAACCACTTCAAGGCTATGCAGCAGTGCATGTCTCAGTACCCAGCGCTGTACCCTTCTGACGATGATGGTGACGAAGATTATGAACAGGCATCGCATGAACCTGACCCCGGCAAGGAGGAAGTTGCCGCTCTAGGATATGCACTTTCTAAAACAACTGCTGTGACCGAACAGGAGCAAGCAAGCAAAAGTGTTACTAGCCAGTGA
- the LOC119175120 gene encoding mitochondrial intermembrane space import and assembly protein 40-B isoform X3: protein MSYCKAFGLILPNGDINWNCPCLGGMASGPCGPQFREAFSCFHYSTSETKGSECYNHFKAMQQCMSQYPALYPSDDDGDEDYEQASHEPDPGKEEVAALGYALSKTTAVTEQEQASKSVTSQ from the coding sequence GCCTCATTCTTCCGAATGGTGATATAAACTGGAACTGCCCCTGCTTGGGAGGCATGGCTTCTGGCCCCTGTGGACCACAGTTTCGAGAAGCATTTTCGTGCTTCCACTACAGCACATCAGAGACCAAGGGGAGTGAATGCTATAACCACTTCAAGGCTATGCAGCAGTGCATGTCTCAGTACCCAGCGCTGTACCCTTCTGACGATGATGGTGACGAAGATTATGAACAGGCATCGCATGAACCTGACCCCGGCAAGGAGGAAGTTGCCGCTCTAGGATATGCACTTTCTAAAACAACTGCTGTGACCGAACAGGAGCAAGCAAGCAAAAGTGTTACTAGCCAGTGA
- the LOC119175120 gene encoding mitochondrial intermembrane space import and assembly protein 40-B isoform X1, giving the protein MSYCKAFGKDRVIFITKEDQEKPSTIKLPDDPEDEKRGLILPNGDINWNCPCLGGMASGPCGPQFREAFSCFHYSTSETKGSECYNHFKAMQQCMSQYPALYPSDDDGDEDYEQASHEPDPGKEEVAALGYALSKTTAVTEQEQASKSVTSQ; this is encoded by the exons GCAAGGACCGAGTAATTTTTATCACTAAGGAGGATCAAGAGAAACCTAGCACAATAAAACTACCAGATGATCCAGAAGATGAAAAACGAG GCCTCATTCTTCCGAATGGTGATATAAACTGGAACTGCCCCTGCTTGGGAGGCATGGCTTCTGGCCCCTGTGGACCACAGTTTCGAGAAGCATTTTCGTGCTTCCACTACAGCACATCAGAGACCAAGGGGAGTGAATGCTATAACCACTTCAAGGCTATGCAGCAGTGCATGTCTCAGTACCCAGCGCTGTACCCTTCTGACGATGATGGTGACGAAGATTATGAACAGGCATCGCATGAACCTGACCCCGGCAAGGAGGAAGTTGCCGCTCTAGGATATGCACTTTCTAAAACAACTGCTGTGACCGAACAGGAGCAAGCAAGCAAAAGTGTTACTAGCCAGTGA